In one Silene latifolia isolate original U9 population chromosome 10, ASM4854445v1, whole genome shotgun sequence genomic region, the following are encoded:
- the LOC141607339 gene encoding uncharacterized protein LOC141607339 encodes MDEKWFFVTDDNEKAYVVEGEELPYRSCQSKRYITKVMFMCAVSMPIYSADGECLFDGKIGMFPFTNQVPAARASRNRPRGTLETKPIESITKVVIKECLIQQVIPAIKRVWPEELYSHYKKKHAIKTVDDLVNEVMQAFIDYSPSKLNNIFLSLQAVMVEIMKCKGHNNFSLPHMGKGHLVAIGMLPRNLEVNVELVRECIDYLQGIGKTEGLEYLMNELSYNVEGIVDQLNGM; translated from the exons ATGGATGAGAAGTGGTTCTTCGTCACAGATGACAACGAAAAAGCATATGTTGTGGAGGGGGAGGAGCTGCCATATAGAAGCTGCCAATCAAAGAGGTACATCACAAAAGTGATGTTCATGTGTGCAGTCAGCATGCCAATATATTCAGCTGATGGGGAATGTCTATTTGATGGTAAAATAGGCATGTTTCCATTCACAAACCAAGTACCGGCAGCTAGGGCAAGCAGAAATAGGCCTAGGGGTACTTTAGAGACTAAGCCAATTGAGTCTATCACAAAAGTGGTCATCAAAGAATGCTTAATACAACAAGTCATTCCAGCAATTAAGAGGGTTTGGCCAGAAG AGCTTTACAGCCATTACAAAAAAAAACATGCAATAAAGACAGTGGATGATTTAGTTAATGAGGTAATGCAAGCATTTATTGATTATAGTCCAAGTAAACTGAATAATATATTCCTATCATTACAAGCAGTAATGGTTGAGATTATGAAATGCAAGGGTCATAACAATTTCTCTCTTCCACATATGGGGAAGGGGCATCTGGTTGCCATTGGTATGTTACCAAGGAATTTAGAGGTCAATGTGGAGTTGGTTAGGGAATGCATTGATTATTTACAAGGTATTGGTAAAACAGAAGGGTTAGAATATCTTATGAACGAACTAAGTTACAATGTTGAAGGTATAGTTGATCAACTAAATGGAATGTAA
- the LOC141605420 gene encoding uncharacterized protein LOC141605420, protein MLPEHILLRTPFAGPGMQKLDYEWGGHEQQHCRLLNSVLRKQQEKKAVDSDIPVGDVVESKAINPHSVSSSQAGVTNWWVSSGSEYGGSTAQHPAQDKEGNLWKVSPDALEVQGYGGKGSQHPAPALSEVIQDAENGETGCCLYCSHG, encoded by the coding sequence ATGCTTCCTGAACATATATTGTTACGTACCCCTTTTGCTGGACCTGGTATGCAGAAGCTAGATTATGAATGGGGTGGGCATGAACAGCAGCACTGCAGATTATTAAACTCAGTGTTGAGGAAACAACAGGAAAAGAAAGCAGTTGACTCTGATATTCCTGTTGGCGATGTGGTGGAATCTAAGGCCATAAATCCTCACTCTGTATCTTCCTCTCAGGCTGGGGTGACTAACTGGTGGGTGTCCTCTGGATCCGAGTATGGTGGGTCTACTGCCCAGCACCCAGCTCAGGATAAGGAGGGCAACTTGTGGAAAGTTAGTCCGGATGCTTTGGAGGTGCAGGGGTATGGTGGGAAGGGCTCCCAGCACCCTGCCCCTGCTCTTTCTGAAGTTATCCAAGATGCTGAGAATGGAGAAACAGGTTGCTGTCTCTACTGTAGTCATGGATGA